In the Ptychodera flava strain L36383 chromosome 1, AS_Pfla_20210202, whole genome shotgun sequence genome, AAAATACaggataaaaatcatgaaaaaatgtcCCAAGTTACAGCACCTGTCCCTTCAATGTTAAGCGTTACCCACAAATGAGGAAAAACAATTTCATTTAGCCAAGCATAGGTTCATAAACGCTTAACATGACGGTAGGTAAAAGTCTAAGTACAAAATAAAGTTATTTACTTCTGTTCTTTCTTTATGTACAGCAGCGCTGTGCATCCGGTTatgcagagaaagtgtgaaatacattcaaagctcactcaaaatactgtattcacacTTTTAAAAAATCTGGGACTCATATattaaaacatttcaacaattttcatatatatatatatatatatatatatatatatatatatatatatatatatatatatatatatatatatatatatatgcttttctAATTACAGCAAAATAGACCCGAATCATCCCCTTATAACGGAACTGTCTGGTGGTGAAGATGTTTTGTGTGTGATTGGCTGTGTCGTGACGAACAGAAATGAAGCTAAGCTGTCAATGCATATGCTGCGAAATCTCGATGCAGGAATTGACGTGGATGTTGCAAAAGAGGCTGCAGTGGTAAGTTTACATTTTTAGATTGTCATTAATCGGTTTATTGATTAATCCGTCCAGCCATCTGTCTGTCAATCAACATTGTATCTCTAACAGGATGGACTGATggagaaatattttgttcattcgTCTTGTGGAATGAACAATCTAATAattaattttgagctagcaaatagagcaagaggtctagTTTTGGTGGATAGGGGTAAGAATGGGACGAaactgtttttgtgaaaatctccGGTGACCagcgtgacctttgacctcaaattaacaaaaatatgGTTATAAACCAGTATAAACAAGTGCTACTGCATTAATATTTGGTGGCGTGAGACAGCTGATGCTGCCCTATTCTCTACcttattaaaatatgcaaatatcttaTTCTGGACTAACAAATATAGCTacgggtctgatttttggtggaTGAGAATAAATAGGAGAACATTTTTATTGCctaaatatcacatgaccaggatGACCATTAACCTTGATTTTACAAAATACgccaataaccacaagtgctactgccctTCATAATTCGTGGTAGGAGAACTCAATGGCAACATATCCTGTACCTTGTTCAATATACACGTGCCTAATTATGAACTACccaataaagctagaggtctCATTTTGGTGGACTTGGATAAGTAAGGGAGTAAAGCGTCTTGCCAAAATGCCATGTGACagtgatgacctttgaccttggtaTATCAAATTTGCCTTTGCCTTCTTTGGTCCTGGCAATACTGCTTTCAGCTTTAATACATTTAGCGACTGCTCGACATGTAAGGAGTAAGATTTTGCGCTTCTTCTGaagttttgactgttttgtgtaaacatttttgtatagcagtctttcactttgataCAGCCAGTCTAAGACGTTTTAAATGTCATTTACTTATTTGGACAGATTTGTATGCCTGATTTTATAGTGTTACAGTGTCTTCAGTGTTTAGTCAGTTTCAACAAGTTTTAACTTGCAATCTTGTTTGGTATAGTTGTATGACCATGACAAGGCAGCTactttgtttgctgattttaaTAGACAAAAGACTATGTCAAGTATGCATTTTGCACACGGAAACAACTTTTAGTTGTGTTACCATCACAACGGTTTGTGTTGCTGATGGACAGTCCCGACCTAGCAGATATTGCAAGTTTTACCTGATAGGATTGGCTTTTGGTTGACTACTCTTTTTCCTGTCTTGTCTACAGTTTAGTTTCTCCGACACGGTCGGGGAAATACCTGGTCACAGCTTTTGGTTGGCTTCCTCACGTAATGGCTTTGCTATAAAGGCCGTTACGAGGGATAACCTGCGTAACTTCGAAGCTTCAAGATGTTTAATTTTCCATCAAATCTTTGGCAGAGTGATGTCATAGGCTGCTGAACATCATTCAGAAATGCGGTTTTTTTGTCACGTGATTATCCTGGAAAAAGCGTGCTTCAAAAAAGCCTTTGCTTGACCGCTGTTCTGGTGTGACGCCAATATCGGCGCTCTGTGAATTCGCCCGATTTCCTTACCTTCCAACGACTGGATTGCAAAACCCAGGCCTAGTGACCACAAAGTCTAAGTGTGTTTACCTTCTTGGGCTACGATTGGTTGAAATTTGTAGGTGGATGCTTATTTCTTGCTGTGTAATTTGTCTTTACGTGAATAGGGGTTTGTTAGAGTTCAATTCCTTCCACACACCACATAACTTATAGGATTTCATTACTTTGGTTAGCTTTTGTGATTGTATTATGGGCATCTTTTtccaagtggtatagccacaaactgatgatgtcaaaatcgccgtacacaaaacaaagacaaagtaattgcggcactgactaactaataaggttaaaattatataaatttgcactttcttcaaatcactgtcacaatttcCGACTGCTCAGTTTTTATAGcgggtgaagtacagtgggaccaggaattggggttagctcgctccgttccgacaatttggtcagcaaACCCTAATTTCTGGTTCCCACTGTGCTTCACctgacacaaaatcaagcaaatgaaaaCCATCACAGACTTTTTAGGGTTAGGTTTAGTTAGTTCatgggcatcattttacaagtggtatagccacaaactgatgacgtcaaatcgccatacacaatacacagtgccataataTATAAGGGGAGGGTTTATATCCcttaaaattacttttctgttttaagcctttgtttgcattataaggctgtATTATAAGTTTTATATACATCACTATTGACAAAGATCCATAATGGAGCCCACACTATTGCAGTACCACCATAAACAGTCAGATGTGCAACCTCTTTCCCCCTTATACACAATAGATGCTGACCAAATACTTAAAAAGCTCCAGTCACCGACAAATATCACTAGGAGTGGCAAGAGAGTATTATATTATACTCTTCATGACTTTAATTAGACTTCTGATATAGagaatttgtgtttaatattgtctgttaaaattgataaagaagttgcccctttaagtattcaaatgtctagtgtccgtgacgctcctgaaatacagatcacaatagtgtgttggaaaccaaatgttcagtaaatcatttattgttcactttatagtgttactaggacagttttgcattttatagcATTTTCTAAATACCAGTTATCATTgtctacataccagttatcCTACGCATTTTCgcattcagtgttgtatttctgataaaattttctggttattgaaaaataccagtactacaaatattctttatgtcaaacttccttaataatatgtttttgatttgtttgtaatcaattcttgtcataattttaatatttttacaggtttactggttataataaacaatagtttgtttcacacacatatattcctgaatgtgtagtgtccatgacgcttttaccatactacaaaaaatgactagaaaactaacaaaaataagcaaaattttgctgcaaatacTATTAATGTGCAGTAGAAAATAACTTAAATGTTCTAAAGGGCAAATGTGTAAACAAGAGGAATCATAAGCTCAttgggagaaaaattaaaaattatttttttcgtaacaaatcattttgcaggaaatcACGCAAAGCTGGGTAAAATCCTGATACATTCACCTTATTTTCTAAAacagatgtatatattttctggttaaacttttaaaaagaatatttgtacaaatgttgtGTAGTCTATTATGTTATTTGTCAATCAACTCATAttattttgtagtgtccgtgacggtgtgttaacacaataaagaactggttgccatggaaatactgagaaagtttggttcacaacttttcaaacaaatatgtaccaaaccttaagctttgtgaatttggtaaatttagatatgtgtctacaagatgaaattttgacaatagTGAAAactctagagcaccctgattgtgactgagccGAATAGATTTTTGGCTACGCTGTATTATGGTCATTTCTGaatccatggatgtaaaaaaaccCTTCTATACTGAATGCAGGTTCCGGAAGTCCAAATACAGCTTGAGTCgacacagtgacagacatttggtgattggagtcattggtagcgatatttgtgcttgctttttaatttATGTTGACTGGCgtacgtaatgccaatgctttatcGATTTGTTCCTACAGGTTCCAGTATTATTCTGATGAATGGTAGGGGCCCGGGGGCTTATTCTTCGTTGTCCAAGTCTCCCCAGTTCTGTCATTTCACCgctaatcattgtcttcattttatggatcctcaaaccttcgcccacaccaacaccttggaaggcatgtggatgcatgccGAGCGAACATGGATGGGCATCTCACCTtcagacatatttccaaaaTAATCGCAATTATACCAAtacataatccaataacactaggtcagaattcgtaagacaatagttgtaaacatagacacaaaacagcacagaacagacagtaaatagacggtacacaaacaaagtcatattcatgaaagaaagatatattgaCCTATGgtcagaagaccaagaagtgaggtcaggtgtttcgaaaatagtaagtgcatcctgccccacatgtggtacctgccatatatcaatctataagtcagataggtagtggtcactgactaaggcccaatgtcaccgatgccatcagtgatcatttgtcgaaggcGTTTAGGCGATAAAGCTAAGGCGTGGATTTTatttgttcaacatatttcaattctctATCCTTCGAGTTTACAGACCCCGTCATTGATTCAACTCTGCATATAACACCACattatgccaaatgttttgagacGGTCTACAACCTATATGACGCCTAAGTTTACAGCTCAGGAGGCCACTGCTgctgatgtgtgacactgggaatgcacaaaccagacGAAGTTCGTGCTAGTGACAGAATATGGACCGTAAATCATTATATTGGCAGCGAATTTCGGTTGCTTCTGTACTTAACTTCGTCGATTGGTggaatttttatgttattttatgtGGCATATCCAACGAATAGCTGTTCACGTTTTCGTCTACAATACCAATAAAATATTGCGTTTCATACATGTTGAGTGATGaaccacttttatataaaagtgttTGCTGTCAAAAATGGAACACACACCtttcgtattgtaaaaaaggcagcaaatgacaaattcaataataaatgtcaaacacaaagttttcaacatataaaacatcctaaacaaatgacaattttatgctttaactgtgcaaatacaacaaataaaatgaaaactattcaatcaataacaaatctgcacaacaaacacgacaatgcaaagaaaaaaataaagacaggcaataaatcaatcaatgcAGAGGtataattcaataaaagaaggaaaatgcgtAGAAGACTTTCAAATCgttacaagtgaacattataaattaatcaGTTCCTGCTTAGCATTATCATCCTAACGTTTCTATGAAACATTGTATCGCTTTCTCGCAACTTGTTCTCGTGAAGTACATGTTATAGGTAGTGCTTCATATACTGGAGGTGCTGGGTCTAGCCCCGGCAGTGGTATTAGTTGTTATGTAAAAAAGTAACTACTAAagcccccattcctaactcttacccccaaaataatttatcgccccttttagaacgtaacctttgacctcatttccataagtacacaaatctttgacgtcatcagtttgtggctataccacttgtaaaatgatgccgaATTACAAGATCCTAAAACTTCGCAAGAGAGATGACAAAAAAAACCATCTCACACTTACATGTTATAAGCTTTCATCAGCTCTTTAAAGAAATTTGCGGTAATATGCACTAAGGAATCACCGAAACAAGACATTATGTAATTCAAGAAGGACATCTTGTCCAAATGTTTAAGCTGAGCCTGAATCTCGAAAATAGAATTACAGTAAGTGTCTCAAGTATTGTATGTCAAAGTTCGTCGTTTgtaattttgaacttcttggtctacatcgttagaacatcctcgtctgttacagcccaaactttggcaaAGAATGTCTGATATaacgttactgtgaggaagtgtcaatttatttgtgtatgaacgaataccagcttcattttaaagagcggtgtgtcgcgtctcgactcccgctgaATCAAGCAAAAGTGCAAGGTGCGCCGTTGCcctaatgcaatgatttgtgtacatcaaacccaaatgtgctgcttcagaggtgTATTTCGCCATCGACCCcgacttattttcaccaagaggtgagttacagaccaaTACGTTTATCTGTGTCTAGAAATTCggacttcggtctttgaaagaaagcggactgtttcggattagcagggattttattcaaattaagaAAGTATGTTCCAAGAAATGTACTTGTTTTATTATACAATGCTTTCATTTTACCTAATATAATGTACGGTCTTCAAGTCTGGGGTAATACATATTCATCATACTTGAATACTATTTATATCTCTCACAAAATGTGTGTACGTGCGATAACTTTTTCTGGATTCCAAGAGCCCTCCTCACCCTTATTTAAGAACTTGGAAATTTTAGATGTTTATAAACTTCACAAACTTCTTGCTGGGacatttatttttgacttgttGCATCATAATTTCCCTTTTCCTATTCAAGATTATTATGAAATGGCATATCATTGTTATGACACTGGATTCAAACTCGGTGCGAATCTATCTTTACCTAGAATGTATACCTCTTTTGGTCAATTTGCAATTTCGTACATGGGTGCAAAGTTATGGAATAATTTGCCGAATACTGTTAAAAGAAGTATATCACGACATCAGTTCATAAACTCATTAAAACAGTGGTTGCTACGAAACCAGTTGAGAAAGTTTAATACTATTCACTTCACTGAGCGCCACATAGTGGAAtatgtaatgtaaatattaaagAGAATGGGACCGGACTCGATTAGCATAGAGCTATTTTTCTGGATCCGTATTTGCCTTTTgcctattttcagtttttgtaataatgaacttgtcaaagattttaaaaaaaggcaataaaatgaattgaattgaaaaaagtTTAGATCGGTACGTTCAAATGTACCCtctgggcaattttcgaaaatactGGTTTAGGGGCCGTTTTAGTTTAGCATCGTTGGATGAgttctcgtccaatcagaatggcggatggtagtatgatataatataatagaaaATTTTAGCTCAACGCTACTCTAGCGGCCTGTGGGAAATTAGTTTGTCTTTTGCCTAATTTACGGCCTCAAGCAAGCCCTATACTGGGacatatttcaatacatatGATGTCGTATGGTGAAAAGTGAGAACCTTTTGCACTTAGCTTTCTATCACTCCGTACATTATTCGAAAATATGAAGGTATGTAAAAACCACCTCAGATATCGATTTTGATTTGGGCttagtcaggaataggggtatggcataactggtttgacaaattcagttgaatgagaaataattatgccatacccctattcctgactgagtcctaTATGGCATAACTATTTGTCATTTTGGACTCAGAcgggaataggggtatggcataacTATTTGTCAATTACGTTCCTCATTcgacttaatttgtcaaactagTTATTGTTTAGATAATACAATTTACTTTCATTTTAGAATTTCAGCAAGATTCATCAGTACTTTCattagtgttaaaattgtgcttaTTTGTCTATTGAGATTCACTTTATTGGTACAAGACCACTATTCACTCCCAGGTttgttacccacgaagatagttcgggtATTAAAGCAAGGTGAAGACCTTGAAGTTGTAATACCTGTATGGATGCTTGTTTGATTTgaactttaatttgaaatatttttgtaaagatattttctgcCTGagtcaaaatgcagactgttgtgaataatggctgaagcattctgtggtaatataAGAAGTTATAAGGCTCGTATAAGGCCCATAGAAATCATGTTTCTCCGCAAAAGCATCATATAAACTACATGCTATAAACATTGATATGTATACCCATGGGCAGGTGAAGTAGAATGTGGCTGTCTCGGTGTTTGAATTTGATTATGGTAGAtttgaaatcatgtctgttatcGACAACTCTAATAGAAAGGTGGCCATTAGTGACAATTTCGTAAAAATGTCTGATTGTGAAGCAGCAGAAGCTGAATCGATACTTTCTGTATTCTCCAATTCAGGAGGAAAAGTCATCAGGAGGTTGATCGTCCCTAAACCAATAATTATTCTGCGAAATGTCTCGTCTCTGAATATCAAGCTGAAAGCTTTAACAAGAATGACCTTGTTCTGCTTTATTGAAATGTTGATAAAGCTACCTCTTAAGTATGAATAAAAAATAGTCAGCATTTCAAGGGGACACAATTAGTACCTATAGAAAGTCCTGCGCACTGTTGGCAACATGTCCTTCAAACTCTTTAAGTATGTTGTAGATAAGGAATTCAGGTATATTAACAATGTCTCTCTTCGTATAGAGGACCATAGAATCATTATTATCCCAAATTTCATACAGCTGTGCGCAACATATGTTTCACTGTCGACCACCAACACGATAGCGATGTTTGATAGTTAAAGAGTGAAAAGGTATCAGAAGTTTCATTTCTACCAATTTTATGGTTCTTTCATATTCCTGAATCTGCAAAATTTTCATTGGCGCTATTCATAGGTAGAATGGCgtcttctttatttttttctaatacTATCAATGAGTACACGTCTCTTCGGAATGTTTTTAAGTTTCAGTTTCACATTCATGCTTCTAGACACCATTCTTTTTACATTTGTTCAATAATCACGTTCTTGCCCATCCTGCAACCAAAAGCCAAATAAAGAAAATTGTAATTACAGCATCATTATCCTTTTAGAAAACAAACATTGGAGTTGAAACTAGTGACAACAAATGGAGTACGGTAGATGCTAACACCCCACTGGCCTACAACGTATATGAGTTGCGCGTCGAGAGAGATGGATCGATCATGCTTGTCCGTCAGGAGGGTGACGGTGGCTTTGATATGGAACCTGCTGGTCCTGCAGGTGAGTTTCTGATTAAATTGAAATTACTGCAAAGATTGTGTAAATGCGTGTACATAACTGACTTCTTATGCTTTTTCGAATTGATCAAGTTCATAATCGCACCATAATGATAAAGCATGTTCATCTCTTCAGTATTGACGGAGCATGTAAATTCAGTTCGTTTAGGCATTACGAAATGCATGTCCTCCCTTGTTTCATTTTGTCTCTGGTAAAATAATAACTGTCATCATATTACAACATATTGCCTTCCTTGCCGCAAAAAGCTGCACTGGTATAAATGCTTCTGCAACTGAAACAGCACTAGGTAAGCAAAGTGTTGGAGAATTTCCTTCTAATTAAATCTGAATTTACATTAAATATTGTATATATTCTTACCTAATTTTCTCTTGTACATTGATAGGCTATTCTTTAGATGAAATTTGAACGAAGTCCCTCTGTGCAAAAATTAACCTCTCACACGTTTTTAGATTCCCAAGTTGTAATTTATCAGAGGGAATTTTGTAATATCAATTTAATTTGTTTGACCCATTACCATGTCCTGCCCTGTGTAACGTTTCTCTCCGGTAAAATAATATTTGCCTTCCTTGATGCAAAACAGGTCCCTCTAGTTAGAAGGTGTTTGGTATGACAGATGGATGGGAATATAGTATGCAAACTGTGTGAATGGATGATGAGGACGTGAAGGTTAAGCAATCTCTACCCACTCGTAATCCCATGACTTGGGGGGGATCTCACCCGAAAAAGTTTCCATTTGACTtctaatattgaaattatgaaaattcaagatTCCATTCCATTTGTGTTGAAACTCTATGATGGTACTTGTGTGGACATTCCCAGTGTAGATAGTATTGTGAACTAAGTTGGCTCTGAGTAACTAACCttgtaaatattcatgaacTCTGTGTAACTTCTATACGTCTGAACTTTGACTCTTTTCTAATGACatgcacaaaatttgcatgctcATTTAGATCATTTGCATAAGTCCAAATCTTTTCTAATTTCTTGTCTAGTTTTCTCTATTTTGATTGTAAATACGATAAAGATGGTTTTTGTCAcaatacaagaaaacaaactATACAACTGGATATGAGATTGGAACTCCTGAAAGTAGAAATATTTGACTCAGCCGATTCTCAAAGATGTCAACTGCACATAGATTTTTGTCTGTGCCGAAGAAGACAGTTTACTAACTATAATGTATAGGAGTTCTTTTTAAGTGAATTAAAGTTGTTTCTGCATTATCACCTTTTGTCACGTGATTAACTACGCTGCCCTCAACTGCTGACCTGTGATGCTGCCGAAACTTAACTGACTTCCCAACAATTTGTATATGAATAGGTTCTCTTTTGAAAAATAGTACAGACTGTGTAATTGATCGATGTACGTCGTGTTTTTAAAATCAATAAATACAACTTACTCATTCACTCAAGAATGTTACCCCCTCGTTATCGGATGACTGTTTAGTTTCTCTCAAATATAGATATAAACTGACAACCAGTATTGCAacgatgcaaatttaaatgtccTCTTGCATATGGATAGGTTATTAATTTGAATAACAGTACAGACTCTGTTAGAAATTGACTATGTCttgcttttcaaaatcaacaaatgcACTTACTCACTCCATAATAGTAATTGTTTACCCCATTAACATTTTCTTCCTTGTGCTTTTTTCTTTCTGAAAAATATCAACTTTGATCACGTTATATCAAATTCCTCCCCTGGGTGAAGAGCAAGGTATCGCTGATACAGAAATTACTGAGAGACTAGTGGCTGAAGATGTTGTGCCTGCTGGAGCTACTGGTGAGTTTTGCTCTACTTAGATTTGATAGAAACACCCTCAGTGACAATGATATTTAGCCTTTCCGCTTTGTTGCAATTtgggattttttttaaattatgagATACTTTTCTGTCAGTGAAGATGTACTTTCTAACTTGTTATCAAAATGCTTAgtatatcatttgcatataagaTGTGCTGCAAATGATGCTTACCACTTTAATGTTGGTTATCACTTTCTTGCGTTTTGTCCACTTTATACAACACTTCGAAGGGATTTATTAcctttttatttacataacaatccGACTAGAGAAAAAGTCGTATCTTTACTTTCAACAGAGAATCCTAACATTATATTTAATTTGTCAATCTTTATATATAAGGCAATGTTTGTGAGAGAAAAATTATTTGAAGTCATTGTAAATCATTGTCAACAGAAGTACTTTTGTGTGTATATTTGATGACTTTAAGCATCACGTGTCCACAGTTTCTTTCCTATATAACTTGTATATTTTCAGTTTGATGGGCGGTGGCCCTTTACATGAATAAATAACATAACAATCTAATGTTAGTTAATAAACTCAAAATTTACATCATTTTTTGAGATCTGTATGAAATCAGCAACACAGACCTGGCAGACTTgatctattttgaaaaaaaataaaacgtcGGATAGCCATCTTTGCACAATCCAGACTGAAACAAATCTTGAAAGCTTCTTTCTTCTTTTCAGGGCTTAAA is a window encoding:
- the LOC139138925 gene encoding uncharacterized protein, whose protein sequence is MHMLRNLDAGIDVDVAKEAAVKTNIGVETSDNKWSTVDANTPLAYNVYELRVERDGSIMLVRQEGDGGFDMEPAGPAEQGIADTEITERLVAEDVVPAGATEGEKETKPVDP